A window from Fragaria vesca subsp. vesca linkage group LG5, FraVesHawaii_1.0, whole genome shotgun sequence encodes these proteins:
- the LOC101295050 gene encoding uncharacterized protein LOC101295050, translating to MLESERFKKIQKNRKCFAYIGIFIVFQIIVMTVFGLTVMKIKTPSVRLRSVTVDNASNSSFTLIAEVAVKNKNFGSYKFDATTANVTYGGVTLGKGDIAKARAGLKKTKRFNVTIEVSSSDSSFATELAAGNVTLSALSRVTGKVSLMGMMKKRKTANMNCSMIVNGPKKVVYDLTCK from the coding sequence ATGTTGGAATCAGAGAGGTTCAAGAAAATCCAGAAGAACAGGAAATGCTTTGCATACATCGGAATTTTCATTGTGTTCCAAATCATAGTCATGACTGTTTTTGGATTAACAGTGATGAAGATCAAAACCCCGAGCGTGAGGCTGAGGTCCGTGACAGTCGACAACGCCTCCAATAGTTCCTTCACTCTCATTGCTGAAGTTGCCGTGAAGAACAAAAATTTCGGGAGCTACAAGTTCGATGCCACCACGGCTAATGTGACATACGGCGGTGTCACGCTGGGAAAAGGTGACATTGCCAAGGCACGCGCCGGTTTGAAAAAGACCAAGAGGTTCAATGTGACCATTGAGGTAAGCTCCAGTGATTCCAGCTTTGCCACTGAGCTGGCTGCAGGGAATGTAACACTGAGCGCTCTTTCGAGGGTGACTGGTAAGGTGTCATTGATGGGGATGATGAAGAAGAGGAAGACAGCAAACATGAACTGCTCGATGATCGTTAATGGTCCAAAGAAGGTTGTTTATGATTTGACTTGTAAATGA
- the LOC101295630 gene encoding uncharacterized protein LOC101295630 has protein sequence MAEKFKHALASVKGYATKKDEQLPTFQSEEELKRQKRIKLFTYIGIFIGFQIIVMTVFGLTVMKVKTPKVRLGATNVQNLNFVPTSPSFDTTFATQIRIKNTNWGPYKFDAGTATFMYQGVAVGQVSFPKSKAGMRSTKKINAEVSLNSNEIPSTSNLGSELSSGVLTLTSEAKLTGKVELMLIMKKKKSATMNCTMKLDLSTKTIQALECK, from the coding sequence ATGGCTGAAAAGTTCAAACATGCATTGGCATCAGTGAAGGGTTACGCTACAAAAAAAGATGAGCAACTGCCGACCTTCCAATCCGAGGAAGAGCTCAAACGCCAGAAGAGGATCAAGTTGTTTACATATATTGGCATTTTCATTGGGTTCCAGATCATAGTCATGACTGTATTTGGTCTCACTGTCATGAAAGTGAAGACCCCTAAGGTGAGATTGGGCGCCACCAATGTCCAAAACCTCAACTTTGTCCCTACCTCTCCATCATTCGACACAACCTTTGCAACCCAAATCAGGATCAAGAACACAAATTGGGGTCCCTATAAGTTTGATGCAGGCACTGCAACGTTCATGTACCAAGGTGTAGCAGTGGGGCAAGTTTCCTTTCCAAAGAGCAAGGCTGGAATGCGTTCCACCAAAAAGATTAATGCTGAGGTGAGTTTGAATTCCAATGAAATTCCAAGCACTTCTAATCTTGGAAGTGAATTGAGCAGTGGAGTACTAACGTTGACCAGCGAAGCTAAATTGACTGGAAAAGTTGAGCTGATGCTTATAATGAAAAAGAAGAAATCCGCCACAATGAACTGCACTATGAAACTTGATTTGTCCACAAAGACAATTCAAGCTTTGGAATGCAAATGA
- the LOC101295341 gene encoding uncharacterized protein LOC101295341 has translation MAENTHQAYPTAPSNGYARSDGESLVSEDELKRKKRIKLFTYIGIFIVFQIIVMTVFGLTVMKVKTPKARWGSIDVETLNYVPATPSFDTTFETQIRIKNTNWGPYKFDAGTATFLYQGVTIGKVDIPKSKAGMRSTKKIDVEVSLNTNALPNSSALGTELSSGVLTLTSQVQLKGKVELMLIMKKNKNASMDCTIAFDLSSKTVQSLQCK, from the coding sequence ATGGCTGAGAACACCCACCAAGCGTACCCTACAGCTCCATCAAACGGTTATGCAAGAAGCGATGGAGAGTCTTTGGTATCCGAAGATGAGCTCAAGCGCAAGAAGAGAATCAAATTGTTTACCTACATTGGTATTTTCATTGTGTTTCAGATCATAGTGATGACCGTGTTTGGTCTTACTGTGATGAAGGTTAAAACTCCAAAGGCCAGATGGGGAAGCATCGATGTTGAAACCCTCAACTATGTTCCTGCAACACCTTCGTTCGATACAACCTTTGAAACCCAGATAAGGATCAAGAACACAAACTGGGGTCCTTACAAGTTTGATGCAGGCACTGCCACATTTTTGTACCAAGGTGTGACTATTGGGAAAGTTGATATTCCTAAGAGCAAGGCCGGAATGCGTTCCACCAAGAAAATCGATGTTGAGGTGAGTTTGAATACTAATGCATTGCCAAACAGTTCTGCTCTCGGAACTGAATTGAGCAGCGGGGTGTTGACACTTACCAGCCAAGTTCAACTGAAAGGAAAAGTTGAGTTGATGCTTATAATGAAGAAAAATAAGAATGCCTCTATGGACTGCACAATAGCATTTGATTTGTCATCAAAGACAGTTCAGAGCTTACAATGCAAATGA
- the LOC101294764 gene encoding uncharacterized protein LOC101294764 gives MKGGGNKKCLAYVAIFIVFQIIVITIFALTVMKIKGPKVRFQTATVSNFNSDSSTAASFSGDLVTKFAVKNTNFGHFKYPNSTVSILYEGQVIGTAAVPSQKAKARSTRRTDITISIDSSKLSGTTNLTTAIGAGVVPLTSESTLKGKVEVMKIIKKNKSGKMSCTMLLNLKTRTVDDLKCK, from the coding sequence ATGAAAGGAGGGGGAAACAAGAAGTGCCTAGCCTATGTTGCTATTTTCATCGTGTTTCAAATCATAGTGATCACCATCTTCGCACTCACAGTGATGAAGATAAAGGGTCCTAAAGTCAGGTTCCAAACCGCGACTGTCAGTAACTTCAACTCCGACAGCTCCACCGCTGCATCTTTCAGCGGCGATTTGGTGACCAAATTTGCTGTCAAGAACACGAACTTCGGTCACTTCAAGTACCCCAACAGCACTGTGTCGATCTTGTACGAAGGGCAAGTGATCGGAACTGCTGCTGTCCCGAGCCAGAAAGCCAAAGCTCGATCGACAAGGAGAACTGACATCACCATTAGCATTGACTCGAGCAAGTTGTCCGGAACCACAAACCTCACAACCGCCATAGGCGCTGGTGTTGTTCCCCTGACCAGTGAGTCCACTTTGAAGGGGAAGGTCGAGGTGATGAAGATCATCAAGAAGAACAAGTCTGGCAAAATGAGCTGCACCATGTTGCTCAATTTGAAAACCAGGACTGTTGATGATTTGAAGTGCAAGTGA
- the LOC101295918 gene encoding uncharacterized protein LOC101295918, whose protein sequence is MAEKSQKTHQTYPLASENGYTRSDGESLSEDELKRKKRIKCFAYIGIFIVFQMAIGAVFGLTVLKVKTPKVRLGTSTLSDVTSSTTSFSSTFNTQIRVKNTNWGPYKFDQGVVTFMYQGAPVGTVVVPKGKAGMRGTKKINVNVSLNTAALPSSSTLSSELSGGVLTLTSEAKLTGKVELMLIMKKKKSASMNCTIQIDVSGKTVKSLECK, encoded by the coding sequence ATGGCTGAGAAGAGTCAGAAGACACACCAGACTTACCCTTTGGCTTCGGAAAACGGTTACACAAGGAGCGATGGAGAGTCTTTGTCCGAGGACGAGCTCAAGCGCAAGAAGAGAATCAAGTGCTTTGCTTATATTGGTATTTTCATTGTGTTCCAGATGGCCATCGGGGCTGTGTTTGGTCTCACTGTGCTCAAAGTGAAGACCCCCAAGGTGAGACTCGGCACAAGCACCCTCTCAGACGTCACCTCTTCCACTACATCGTTCAGCTCAACCTTCAACACCCAAATCAGGGTTAAGAACACCAACTGGGGTCCTTACAAGTTCGACCAAGGCGTCGTGACATTCATGTACCAAGGTGCACCTGTTGGGACAGTTGTTGTACCAAAGGGCAAGGCTGGCATGCGTGGCACCAAGAAGATCAACGTGAATGTGAGCTTGAATACAGCTGCATTGCCAAGCAGCTCTACTCTCAGCAGCGAATTGAGCGGCGGGGTGTTAACCCTAACCAGCGAAGCGAAATTAACCGGAAAGGTGGAGTTGATGTTGATCATGAAGAAGAAGAAATCTGCAAGTATGAACTGCACCATTCAAATTGATGTGTCCGGAAAGACAGTCAAAAGCTTAGAATGCAAGTGA
- the LOC101294558 gene encoding uncharacterized protein LOC101294558 has protein sequence MAEKNQQAYSSANGYTRSTDQESSPFQSDEELKRQKRIKLFTYIGIFIVFQIVVMTVFGLTVMKVKTPKARWGEITVKTLNSVPAAPSFDTTFETQIRIKNTNWGPYKFDAGTATFLYQGVTIGKVDIPKSKAGMRGTKKIDASVSLNTAALNSSGELTLTSEAKLTGKVTLMGMMKKKKSASMNCTIQIDVSGPTVKSVVCK, from the exons ATGGCCGAGAAGAACCAGCAGGCGTATTCATCAGCAAATGGCTACACCAGAAGTACGGACCAAGAATCCTCCCCCTTCCAATCCGACGAGGAGCTCAAGCGCCAGAAAAGAATCAAACTGTTCACCTACATTGGTATTTTCATTGTCTTTCAAATCGTAGTGATGACTGTATTTGGTCTCACTGTGATGAAAGTTAAGACTCCGAAAGCCAGATGGGGAGAAATCACTGTCAAAACCCTCAATTCTGTCCCTGCAGCGCCTTCTTTCGACACAACCTTTGAAACCCAGATAAGGATCAAGAACACAAACTGGGGTCCTTACAAGTTTGATGCAGGCACTGCCACATTTTTGTACCAAGGTGTGACTATTGGGAAAGTTGATATTCCTAAGAGCAAG GCCGGGATGCGTGGCACCAAGAAGATCGATGCGAGTGTGAGCTTGAACACCGCTGCATTGAACAGCTCTGGCGAGTTGACGCTGACCAGCGAAGCGAAGTTAACCGGGAAGGTGACGTTGATGGGGATGATGAAGAAGAAGAAGTCTGCGAGTATGAACTGCACCATTCAAATTGATGTGTCTGGACCGACAGTCAAGAGTGTAGTATGCAAGTGA